The following proteins are co-located in the Haloplanus sp. HW8-1 genome:
- a CDS encoding aconitate hydratase: MGQTLTEKILDDHLVEGDLEPGEEIGIEIDQVLTQDTTGTMVWLQFEALELDEVQTELAAQYCDHQTYQFDFKNTDDHRFLRSAAGTYGAYFSRPGNGICHNVHKENFAAPGKTMLGSDSHTPTPGGLGELAIGAGGLDVAVAMGGGPYFVEMPEVVNVRLEGELPEWASAKDLILEMLRRLSVKGGVGKVFEYTGPGVESLSVPERTTITNMGTELGATTSIFPTDERTKDYLERQGRGDEYVELSPDEDAEYADEIVVDLSELEPLIATPSMPDNIVPVREVAGEDVEQVIIGSCTNGGYADILPAAKMVEGREIKKDLEMIVAPGSKQAGELLAREGWTSELMAAGVNVSESTCGPCIGIGHVPASDSVSLRTFNRNFEGRSGIENDSVYLCSPQVAAAAALKGEIVDPRDLADELGDLESPGVELPDRYDGSKADIIEPDEAVDDDLIKGPNIGDVPLKDPLGADIAGETLLKMPDNITTDHIIPATSDILMYRSNIDKLSEFTLSRVDETFAERAKASDHGVLVAGENYGQGSSREHAAMCPMYLGVEAVLAQSFARIHKANLYNFGLLPLTIDEETYDRIEQGDHVEVVDDVADAVASGVEEFTIRVNDDWEATAGFDASEREREILAAGGKLTLTKQQYEEDGSGAAPADD; the protein is encoded by the coding sequence ATGGGACAGACGCTCACAGAGAAGATCCTCGACGACCACCTCGTCGAGGGTGATCTCGAACCCGGCGAGGAGATCGGGATCGAGATCGATCAGGTGCTCACACAGGACACGACCGGCACGATGGTCTGGCTGCAGTTCGAGGCGCTCGAACTCGACGAAGTTCAGACCGAACTCGCCGCGCAGTACTGTGACCACCAGACATACCAGTTCGACTTCAAGAACACCGACGACCACCGCTTCCTCCGCTCGGCCGCCGGGACGTACGGCGCGTACTTCTCCCGCCCGGGCAACGGCATCTGCCACAACGTCCACAAGGAGAACTTCGCCGCCCCCGGCAAGACGATGCTCGGCTCCGACTCCCACACGCCGACGCCCGGCGGTCTGGGCGAACTCGCCATCGGCGCCGGCGGCCTCGACGTGGCCGTCGCCATGGGCGGCGGGCCGTACTTCGTCGAGATGCCAGAGGTCGTGAACGTCCGTCTGGAGGGCGAACTCCCCGAGTGGGCGAGTGCGAAGGACCTCATCCTCGAGATGCTGCGCCGCCTCTCGGTCAAGGGCGGCGTCGGCAAGGTGTTCGAGTACACCGGCCCGGGCGTCGAGAGCCTCTCGGTACCCGAGCGAACCACGATCACGAACATGGGGACGGAACTCGGTGCGACGACCTCCATCTTCCCGACCGACGAGCGGACGAAAGACTACCTCGAACGGCAGGGCCGTGGCGACGAGTACGTCGAACTGTCACCCGACGAGGACGCCGAGTACGCCGACGAGATCGTCGTCGACCTCTCGGAACTCGAACCGCTGATCGCCACGCCGTCGATGCCCGACAACATCGTCCCCGTCCGCGAGGTCGCCGGCGAGGACGTCGAACAGGTCATCATCGGCTCCTGTACCAACGGCGGATACGCGGACATCCTCCCGGCGGCGAAGATGGTCGAGGGCCGTGAGATCAAGAAGGACCTGGAGATGATCGTCGCGCCCGGATCGAAGCAGGCCGGCGAACTCCTGGCCCGCGAGGGGTGGACCTCCGAACTGATGGCTGCTGGCGTCAACGTCTCCGAGTCGACGTGCGGGCCCTGCATCGGCATCGGCCACGTCCCCGCTTCCGACTCCGTCTCCCTGCGGACGTTCAACCGCAACTTCGAGGGTCGGTCGGGCATCGAGAACGACTCGGTCTACCTCTGCTCGCCGCAGGTGGCTGCCGCGGCCGCGCTCAAAGGCGAGATCGTCGATCCGCGTGACCTGGCCGACGAACTGGGCGATCTGGAATCGCCGGGCGTCGAACTCCCCGACCGATACGACGGCTCGAAGGCCGACATCATCGAGCCCGACGAAGCGGTCGACGACGACCTGATCAAAGGTCCGAACATCGGCGACGTCCCGCTGAAGGACCCGCTGGGCGCCGACATCGCCGGCGAGACGCTGCTGAAGATGCCCGACAACATCACGACCGACCACATCATCCCGGCCACGTCGGACATCCTGATGTACCGCTCGAACATCGACAAGCTCTCCGAGTTCACGCTCTCCCGCGTCGACGAGACGTTCGCGGAGCGGGCCAAGGCGTCGGATCACGGCGTCCTCGTCGCCGGCGAGAACTACGGGCAGGGATCCTCCCGGGAGCACGCCGCGATGTGCCCGATGTATCTCGGCGTCGAGGCCGTCCTCGCACAGTCTTTCGCCCGTATCCACAAGGCGAACCTGTACAACTTCGGCCTCCTCCCGCTGACCATCGACGAGGAGACCTACGACCGGATCGAGCAGGGCGACCACGTCGAGGTCGTCGACGACGTCGCCGACGCGGTCGCGTCCGGCGTTGAGGAGTTCACCATCCGTGTCAACGACGACTGGGAGGCGACCGCCGGGTTCGACGCCTCCGAGCGCGAGCGCGAGATCCTCGCGGCCGGCGGCAAACTCACCCTGACGAAACAGCAGTACGAAGAGGACGGTAGCGGCGCGGCGCCCGCCGACGACTGA
- a CDS encoding DUF5807 family protein, which yields MSDPELDAFLAGDRLDHVALFLTDDYLDDDGTLAEYGTAVEDGVVLVVPGEKGRQLFSAGTGMDAMAFAKEAMGTEGDIDHGLTGGACPDCGEGVAFVLAFAEARNEEVGGIYAEGDVIHAYAACPDGTAFSDRWVVADA from the coding sequence ATGAGCGACCCCGAACTCGATGCCTTCCTCGCGGGCGACCGTCTCGACCACGTCGCGCTCTTTCTCACCGACGACTACCTCGACGACGACGGGACCCTCGCCGAGTACGGCACCGCCGTCGAGGACGGCGTCGTCCTCGTCGTCCCGGGCGAGAAGGGCCGACAGCTGTTCTCGGCCGGCACCGGCATGGACGCCATGGCGTTCGCCAAGGAGGCGATGGGAACAGAGGGCGACATCGACCACGGCCTGACCGGGGGCGCCTGCCCCGACTGCGGCGAGGGCGTCGCCTTCGTCCTCGCGTTCGCCGAAGCGCGAAACGAGGAGGTGGGCGGCATCTACGCCGAGGGAGACGTGATCCACGCCTACGCGGCCTGTCCCGACGGCACGGCCTTCTCGGACCGCTGGGTCGTCGCCGACGCGTAG
- a CDS encoding DUF7119 family protein, which produces MSDDSDVPDRPADRKSPVGEPVVRADPSVTGERAEEAVGFDPDDPESVQLAADVVRSFAENTVGSEDHVYMLRGAAACAALVRGVGSYKAAAERAGGDVSVAFIRKWARVHDLPQAIRRHVARGTIAPTAAKHIARVSGDDRYALAWATLEHDLTVREIRRLASEVSDGQDVEATLDDRDVTFGRMGVTLPPAQYIELRRRASIENRHPDDLVAEALDEFLEL; this is translated from the coding sequence ATGAGCGACGATTCCGATGTGCCCGACCGCCCGGCCGACCGGAAGTCGCCGGTCGGCGAACCGGTCGTCCGTGCCGATCCGTCGGTGACGGGCGAGCGGGCGGAGGAGGCCGTCGGGTTCGACCCCGACGACCCCGAGAGCGTCCAACTCGCCGCGGACGTGGTTCGCTCGTTCGCCGAGAACACGGTCGGCTCCGAGGATCACGTCTACATGCTCCGGGGGGCGGCGGCGTGTGCCGCGCTGGTCCGCGGCGTCGGATCGTACAAAGCCGCCGCCGAACGCGCCGGCGGCGACGTCTCGGTCGCCTTCATCCGGAAGTGGGCGCGCGTACACGACCTCCCACAGGCGATCCGTCGTCACGTCGCCCGCGGTACCATCGCCCCGACGGCGGCAAAACACATCGCTCGCGTCTCGGGTGACGACCGCTACGCCCTGGCGTGGGCGACGCTCGAACACGACCTCACCGTCCGCGAGATTCGTCGCCTCGCGAGCGAGGTGAGCGACGGGCAGGACGTCGAGGCGACCCTCGACGACCGCGACGTCACCTTCGGCCGGATGGGCGTGACGCTCCCCCCGGCCCAGTACATCGAACTCCGTCGTCGGGCGTCGATCGAGAACCGACATCCGGACGACCTAGTGGCCGAGGCGCTGGACGAGTTTCTAGAGCTGTGA
- a CDS encoding universal stress protein gives MKLLLGIGGSDDSLRALERAVSRVAQTGDELTVAVLRNPATETDPETIERRVRAVLDDADVTAPVRHLDGDPGSRLVELAEQEGFDRIVLGGGETSPMGKIKLGGIAEFVLLNSHVSVTLIR, from the coding sequence ATGAAGCTACTGCTGGGAATCGGTGGGAGCGACGACTCGTTGCGCGCCCTGGAACGCGCCGTTTCCCGCGTCGCCCAGACGGGCGACGAGCTGACGGTCGCCGTCCTCCGGAACCCGGCAACTGAGACGGATCCGGAGACGATCGAACGGCGCGTGCGGGCGGTCCTCGACGACGCGGACGTGACGGCGCCGGTCCGCCACCTCGACGGGGATCCAGGGAGCCGGCTGGTGGAACTCGCGGAGCAGGAGGGGTTCGACCGAATCGTCCTCGGTGGCGGCGAGACCAGTCCGATGGGGAAGATCAAACTGGGGGGTATCGCGGAGTTCGTCCTCTTGAACTCCCACGTCTCGGTGACGCTGATCAGATGA
- a CDS encoding DUF7112 family protein, giving the protein MSDRVASDGAAVTTHRAELARSGGTRRPCLRLPDDVAVTSGDLIRLVLDGDETHARVESDAKGPLIRGAYDNRRLARTGGEGTNRLVEWVRGTDLDVGRSVDVDEVTPGYLYGVRVPGRRAVYTVTRQPDSSLADIAETLTDDR; this is encoded by the coding sequence GTGTCCGACCGCGTCGCCAGCGACGGGGCGGCGGTGACGACACACCGCGCCGAACTCGCCCGGAGCGGCGGCACCCGTCGGCCCTGTCTCCGTCTCCCCGACGACGTCGCCGTCACGTCCGGCGACCTGATCCGACTCGTCCTCGACGGCGACGAGACCCACGCCCGCGTCGAGTCGGACGCGAAGGGACCCCTGATTCGTGGCGCCTACGACAACCGCCGCCTCGCGCGGACCGGCGGCGAGGGGACGAACCGCCTCGTCGAGTGGGTTCGCGGCACCGACCTCGACGTCGGTCGGAGCGTCGACGTCGACGAGGTGACGCCCGGCTATCTCTACGGCGTCCGCGTCCCCGGCCGTCGCGCCGTGTACACGGTGACGCGGCAACCGGACTCGTCGCTCGCCGACATCGCGGAGACCCTGACCGACGACCGCTGA
- a CDS encoding universal stress protein — protein sequence MFDTIVIATDGSKSVRRAVSVALDLAERFDAAVHALYVVDEGEVESSPERVREEMRAALDESGEEALAAIRDATDREVTTAVREGRPATEIREYANDYDADVVAMGTRGRHGENRFLIGSVAERVVRTCPVPVLTVRQLGKEERDDEEGVRDAAPA from the coding sequence ATGTTCGATACCATCGTCATCGCGACGGACGGCTCCAAGAGCGTCCGGCGGGCCGTCAGCGTCGCTCTCGACCTGGCCGAGCGGTTCGACGCGGCGGTCCACGCCCTCTACGTCGTCGACGAGGGGGAGGTCGAGAGCTCGCCCGAGCGGGTACGCGAGGAGATGCGCGCCGCCCTCGACGAGTCCGGCGAGGAGGCACTGGCGGCGATCCGAGACGCCACGGATCGCGAGGTGACGACCGCCGTCCGTGAGGGCCGGCCGGCGACGGAGATTCGGGAGTACGCGAACGACTACGACGCCGACGTGGTGGCGATGGGGACCCGCGGCCGTCACGGCGAGAACCGCTTTCTCATCGGTAGCGTCGCCGAACGGGTGGTCCGGACCTGTCCAGTCCCCGTGTTGACCGTGCGACAACTCGGGAAGGAGGAGCGCGACGACGAGGAGGGCGTCCGCGACGCAGCTCCCGCCTGA
- a CDS encoding dihydroorotase, whose protein sequence is MLVRNARLADGRVRDVRIDGERIAAVGTGLDAAGDAVDARERLLLPGAVDAHVHFREPGAPHKETWQTGSRSAAAGGVTTVVDQPNTDPPTTTGAAFDQKELCTRDSIVEYGINGGVTADWGPDTLFDRPLFALGEVFLADSTGDMGIEGDLFEDALHRAAEAGVPVTVHAEDATLFDEGARAAAGDEVGRDAGADVWSAYRTAEAEIVAVERAVEMGIDAGARLHVAHTSTPEAVDIVADAPETVTCEVTPHHCLLSRADLDELGTYGRMNPPLRSEERRTALYERVVDGRVDLIATDHAPHAREEKETSLLSAPSGVPGVETLVPLLLAETRTGPLTVERVRDLVATAPAATFGLERKGRIEAGMDADLALYDLERSRTVRGDRLHSKCGWTPFEGFEGVFPEWTLVRGDRVYDGVTDTFGTTAGENVRRDSS, encoded by the coding sequence ATGCTCGTCAGAAACGCACGACTGGCCGACGGTCGCGTCCGCGACGTCCGGATCGACGGGGAGCGGATCGCCGCCGTCGGCACCGGTCTCGATGCTGCGGGTGACGCCGTCGACGCGCGGGAACGACTGTTGCTCCCCGGCGCCGTCGACGCGCACGTCCACTTCCGGGAGCCGGGTGCGCCACACAAGGAGACGTGGCAGACCGGGTCGCGGAGCGCCGCGGCGGGCGGCGTCACGACCGTCGTCGACCAACCCAACACCGATCCACCGACGACGACCGGCGCGGCGTTCGACCAGAAGGAGCTGTGTACTCGTGACTCGATTGTCGAATACGGCATCAACGGCGGCGTCACGGCCGACTGGGGCCCCGACACGCTGTTCGACCGCCCCCTGTTCGCCCTCGGCGAGGTCTTCCTCGCCGACTCCACCGGCGACATGGGCATCGAGGGCGACCTGTTCGAGGACGCGCTCCACCGGGCCGCCGAGGCCGGCGTGCCCGTGACCGTCCACGCCGAGGACGCGACGCTGTTCGACGAGGGTGCCCGCGCCGCCGCCGGCGACGAGGTGGGTCGGGACGCCGGAGCCGACGTCTGGAGCGCGTATCGAACCGCCGAGGCCGAGATCGTGGCCGTGGAGCGCGCCGTCGAGATGGGTATCGACGCGGGCGCCCGCCTCCATGTCGCTCACACCAGCACGCCCGAAGCCGTGGATATCGTGGCCGACGCACCCGAGACCGTGACCTGTGAGGTGACGCCTCACCACTGCCTGCTCTCGCGGGCCGACCTCGACGAGTTGGGGACGTACGGCCGGATGAACCCGCCGCTGCGGAGCGAGGAGCGCCGAACAGCCCTCTACGAACGGGTAGTCGACGGCCGGGTCGACCTGATCGCCACGGACCACGCGCCCCACGCTCGCGAGGAGAAGGAGACGTCGCTGCTGTCGGCACCGAGCGGCGTCCCCGGCGTCGAGACATTGGTGCCGCTCCTACTCGCCGAGACGCGGACGGGACCATTGACCGTCGAGCGCGTCCGCGACCTGGTCGCCACGGCGCCGGCGGCGACGTTCGGCCTGGAACGAAAGGGACGGATCGAGGCAGGGATGGACGCCGATCTGGCGCTGTACGATCTGGAGCGGTCGCGAACGGTGCGTGGCGACCGGCTCCACTCGAAATGTGGGTGGACGCCCTTCGAGGGGTTCGAGGGCGTTTTCCCCGAGTGGACGCTGGTTCGTGGCGACCGCGTCTACGACGGCGTGACGGACACCTTCGGGACGACGGCGGGCGAGAACGTGCGCCGGGACTCGTCCTGA
- a CDS encoding deoxyuridine 5'-triphosphate nucleotidohydrolase, which produces MFRAGSFVADHVTPITPEQVQPNGVDLTAAAVFETEGGRIGRDGKRIGDRRAIDPDPDAAAWTLSPGGYVLRYGETVRIPEGHVGFVYPRSSLMRNAAMLHTAVWDAGYEGRGEGLLAVHAGIEIEPDARVAQLVLAEANHDGTYDGSYQGENVE; this is translated from the coding sequence ATGTTCCGTGCCGGTTCGTTCGTCGCCGACCACGTGACGCCGATCACCCCCGAGCAGGTCCAGCCGAACGGCGTCGATCTGACGGCCGCGGCGGTCTTCGAGACGGAGGGTGGCCGGATCGGTCGCGACGGCAAGCGGATCGGGGACCGTCGGGCGATCGATCCCGACCCCGACGCCGCGGCGTGGACGCTGTCGCCCGGCGGATACGTCCTGCGCTACGGCGAGACGGTCCGGATCCCGGAGGGCCACGTCGGCTTCGTCTATCCCCGGTCGTCGCTCATGCGCAACGCCGCCATGCTCCACACCGCCGTCTGGGACGCCGGCTACGAGGGTCGCGGCGAGGGGCTGCTGGCCGTCCACGCGGGGATCGAGATCGAACCCGACGCCCGGGTGGCCCAGCTCGTCCTCGCCGAGGCGAACCACGACGGCACGTACGACGGGAGTTATCAGGGCGAGAACGTGGAGTGA
- a CDS encoding GNAT family N-acetyltransferase: MTDDSTFPDEVAGPFPEPPTTFEDRDERSITIRRYDPGADREALTAMYEAFDPADRAQGIPPTNEARIANWLDTITGGETVNVVAVDGETVVGHATLVPDEPEGTAELAIFVLQDYQHAGIGTRLLETLLGAGAAAGFDRVWLTVERWNDPAINLYEKVGFRATDTESFEHEMALRLD; encoded by the coding sequence ATGACCGACGACAGCACCTTCCCCGACGAGGTGGCGGGGCCGTTCCCCGAACCGCCGACGACGTTCGAGGATCGCGATGAGCGGTCGATCACGATCAGGCGCTACGACCCCGGCGCGGATCGCGAGGCGTTGACGGCGATGTACGAGGCGTTCGACCCCGCGGACCGCGCACAGGGCATCCCGCCGACGAACGAAGCGCGCATCGCGAACTGGCTGGACACCATCACGGGCGGCGAGACGGTAAACGTCGTCGCGGTCGACGGCGAGACGGTCGTCGGCCACGCGACGCTCGTCCCCGACGAACCCGAGGGGACCGCCGAACTCGCCATCTTCGTCCTCCAGGACTACCAGCACGCTGGCATCGGCACCCGGCTACTGGAGACGCTCCTCGGCGCCGGTGCGGCGGCCGGCTTCGACCGCGTGTGGCTCACGGTCGAGCGCTGGAACGACCCCGCGATCAACCTCTACGAGAAGGTGGGATTTCGCGCCACCGACACCGAGAGCTTCGAACACGAGATGGCGCTGCGCCTGGATTAA
- a CDS encoding lipoate--protein ligase family protein gives MRVLSGRAATIDADRERTATMLARTAETGEPAVRVWRPHRQVAFGRRDAIESGYDRARAAARDRGFDPVEREVGGRAAAYTGSTLAFARVVPVDDARTGLDDRYETASDRLQRALSRLGVAATSGEPPESFCPGSHSLQADGKLVGIAQRVRSDAALVAGCVVVADREELASVLAAVYDALDQPFDPASVGSVAAAGGPADPERVRTAVERELVGDAATVRRIAV, from the coding sequence ATGCGTGTCCTCAGTGGACGGGCAGCGACGATCGACGCCGACCGGGAGCGGACCGCCACGATGCTCGCACGGACGGCCGAGACCGGCGAGCCGGCGGTTCGGGTGTGGCGGCCCCATCGACAGGTCGCCTTCGGTCGCCGCGATGCGATCGAGTCGGGGTACGACCGTGCCCGTGCCGCCGCACGAGACCGGGGGTTCGATCCCGTCGAACGGGAGGTCGGCGGACGGGCCGCCGCCTACACCGGGTCGACGCTGGCGTTCGCCCGTGTAGTCCCGGTCGACGACGCCCGCACCGGCCTGGACGACCGGTACGAAACGGCGAGCGACCGGCTCCAGCGGGCGCTGTCGCGTCTCGGCGTCGCCGCGACGTCCGGCGAGCCTCCCGAGTCGTTCTGTCCGGGCAGCCACTCGCTGCAGGCCGACGGCAAACTCGTTGGGATCGCCCAGCGGGTGCGGTCGGACGCGGCGCTGGTGGCGGGGTGTGTCGTCGTCGCCGACCGCGAGGAACTGGCGTCGGTCCTCGCGGCGGTGTACGACGCCCTCGATCAGCCCTTCGATCCGGCGAGCGTCGGGAGCGTCGCGGCGGCCGGCGGCCCGGCCGATCCGGAGCGGGTCCGGACGGCGGTCGAACGGGAACTCGTCGGCGACGCGGCGACCGTACGCCGGATCGCGGTGTGA
- a CDS encoding DUF5806 family protein, with amino-acid sequence MSEDAPQSGDGEERRSSDGSAGDDAGTPADASGPAASGSSTADGSVPADVRKYERFKKMDGAQYDRVNTFLRDRTYITAREWAIARLCVDFRTETGVEMTKIGENLPRLVPFMTDTYTPQAVNQARTAFEEKVQKAGATFLYGAMSGFFTAEELDEMMYEVTEVAKFLLEVEGVDLSVAEELDAEDRISEVMREVRESSEELRDDLE; translated from the coding sequence ATGAGTGAGGACGCGCCGCAGTCCGGTGACGGCGAGGAGCGACGGTCCTCCGACGGGTCGGCCGGGGACGACGCCGGAACCCCCGCGGACGCAAGTGGGCCGGCGGCGTCCGGGTCGTCGACCGCCGACGGGTCGGTACCCGCCGACGTCCGCAAATACGAGCGGTTCAAAAAGATGGACGGCGCCCAGTACGACCGCGTCAACACCTTTCTTCGCGACCGGACGTACATCACGGCTCGCGAGTGGGCCATCGCCCGCCTCTGTGTCGACTTCCGGACCGAAACCGGCGTCGAGATGACCAAGATCGGCGAGAACCTGCCCCGTCTCGTCCCCTTCATGACCGACACCTACACGCCACAGGCGGTCAATCAGGCCCGCACCGCCTTCGAGGAGAAGGTCCAGAAGGCCGGTGCGACGTTCCTCTACGGCGCGATGTCCGGCTTCTTTACGGCCGAGGAACTCGACGAGATGATGTACGAGGTGACCGAGGTGGCGAAGTTCCTCCTCGAAGTCGAGGGCGTCGACCTCTCGGTCGCCGAGGAACTCGACGCCGAGGACCGCATCTCCGAGGTCATGCGCGAGGTCCGCGAATCGAGCGAGGAACTGCGCGACGACCTGGAGTAG
- the rimI gene encoding ribosomal protein S18-alanine N-acetyltransferase, producing MAVPPQPTDVTIRGAEESDLGAVVRIERAAFGQPWPYTAFERFLGESGFLVATREDAVVGYVVGDVTPNFGRGIGHVKDLAVAAPARQRGIGRSLLVQSLAALAVEGASLVKLEVRESNDPAQALYRDVGFETARRVSRYYRDSEDALVMVLDVADWRDE from the coding sequence GTGGCCGTTCCACCCCAGCCCACCGACGTGACGATCCGCGGAGCCGAGGAGTCGGATCTGGGAGCGGTCGTACGGATCGAGCGGGCGGCGTTCGGCCAGCCGTGGCCCTACACCGCCTTCGAGCGCTTTCTCGGCGAATCCGGCTTTCTGGTCGCCACCCGCGAGGACGCCGTCGTCGGCTACGTCGTCGGCGACGTGACGCCCAACTTCGGCCGCGGCATCGGACACGTGAAGGATCTCGCGGTTGCGGCTCCGGCCCGACAGCGCGGGATCGGACGGTCGCTGCTCGTCCAGTCGCTCGCCGCCCTCGCCGTCGAGGGGGCGTCGCTCGTGAAACTCGAAGTGCGCGAGAGCAACGACCCGGCCCAGGCGCTCTACCGCGACGTGGGCTTCGAGACGGCGCGGCGGGTGTCACGGTACTACCGCGACAGCGAGGACGCCCTCGTGATGGTGCTCGACGTGGCCGACTGGCGGGACGAGTAG
- a CDS encoding universal stress protein has translation MTDSLSPSLVLVPVDGSEESLVAVEYAAAIAEEYAATIHALYVVNDEMARAIDTGAVDDATLAADTEAFLEAVVETVDDVGVPLSMSMTYGFSTRRLSRHPGSVVLDTAEELGADFVVVPREPVSGDSEEVLAKAAEYVLLYASQPVLSV, from the coding sequence ATGACCGATTCGCTCTCGCCGTCGCTCGTCCTCGTCCCCGTTGACGGGAGCGAGGAGTCGCTCGTGGCCGTCGAGTACGCCGCGGCCATCGCCGAGGAGTACGCTGCCACGATCCACGCGCTCTACGTCGTCAACGACGAGATGGCTCGGGCCATCGACACCGGCGCCGTCGACGACGCGACGCTCGCGGCCGACACCGAGGCGTTTCTGGAGGCGGTGGTCGAGACCGTCGACGACGTGGGCGTCCCACTCTCGATGTCGATGACCTACGGTTTCTCTACCCGCCGGCTCTCGAGACATCCGGGGAGCGTCGTCCTCGACACGGCCGAGGAACTCGGCGCCGACTTCGTGGTCGTCCCCCGCGAACCCGTCTCGGGCGACTCCGAGGAGGTACTGGCGAAGGCCGCGGAGTACGTCCTCCTCTATGCCAGCCAGCCCGTTCTCTCGGTTTAA
- a CDS encoding DHH family phosphoesterase, with amino-acid sequence MDDDLIDGDGLSLSRKSRLPGEGFFYPDSLDEEYADRRAREAIEGAEVVVVADGDADGLACVALLRERYDAALDVAPFEASLAARTDPSLGADEADDDDADREDSPVGLVTAGPHSLPDALDRVAAYADPGVDVYVCDLCPDDESVTEVVDAVVERADRVRWFDHHQWDDEVAAAVHDAGVDLVVGESDEECTADVALRSLEYEFPDHLADLAAVTRDHDLWIKADPRSDDLADYAHWASAEEYVTVVGQYGAALPDPVVEYLDERRVEKERLIEAAVDRAELRSVGPWTIGVTYGRCSQNEVAEALRERGADASVIVKPAGSASIRGSEGFERCHEVAGQVNGGGHPRAAGCKPDIYEDMLDYAHHWTTEGYATRQVILAAFERVAATDPVDE; translated from the coding sequence ATGGACGACGACCTGATCGACGGCGACGGACTCTCCCTCTCGCGGAAGTCGCGGCTCCCCGGCGAGGGCTTTTTCTACCCCGACTCGCTCGACGAGGAGTACGCGGACCGGCGCGCCCGGGAGGCAATCGAGGGTGCGGAGGTGGTGGTGGTCGCGGACGGCGACGCCGACGGGTTGGCTTGTGTTGCCCTTCTCCGCGAACGCTACGACGCCGCACTCGACGTGGCGCCGTTCGAGGCGTCGCTCGCCGCGCGGACCGATCCGAGCCTCGGTGCGGACGAAGCGGACGATGACGATGCGGACCGTGAGGACTCCCCCGTCGGCCTCGTGACCGCCGGGCCCCACTCCCTGCCGGACGCCCTCGACCGCGTCGCGGCGTACGCCGACCCCGGCGTCGACGTCTACGTCTGTGACCTCTGTCCGGACGACGAGTCCGTCACCGAAGTCGTCGACGCGGTCGTCGAGCGCGCGGACCGCGTCCGCTGGTTCGACCACCACCAGTGGGACGACGAGGTGGCGGCCGCGGTCCACGACGCGGGCGTCGACCTCGTCGTCGGCGAGAGCGACGAGGAGTGTACGGCGGACGTGGCGCTTCGCTCCCTCGAGTACGAGTTCCCGGACCACCTCGCCGACCTCGCGGCGGTCACCCGCGACCACGACCTCTGGATCAAGGCGGATCCCCGAAGCGACGACCTGGCGGATTACGCCCACTGGGCCAGCGCCGAGGAGTACGTGACCGTCGTCGGGCAGTACGGAGCCGCCCTGCCGGATCCGGTGGTCGAGTACCTCGACGAGCGGCGGGTCGAGAAAGAGCGGTTGATCGAGGCGGCCGTCGACCGGGCCGAGTTGCGGTCGGTCGGCCCGTGGACCATCGGCGTCACCTACGGTCGGTGTTCGCAAAACGAGGTGGCGGAGGCGCTGCGCGAGCGGGGTGCGGACGCCTCGGTGATCGTCAAACCCGCGGGTAGCGCCAGCATTCGCGGGAGTGAGGGCTTCGAGCGCTGCCACGAGGTGGCGGGACAGGTAAACGGCGGCGGCCATCCCCGCGCCGCAGGCTGTAAACCCGACATCTACGAGGACATGCTCGACTACGCCCACCACTGGACGACGGAAGGGTACGCGACCAGGCAGGTGATCCTGGCGGCGTTCGAGCGGGTCGCCGCGACGGACCCGGTGGACGAGTGA